The Pelodiscus sinensis isolate JC-2024 chromosome 6, ASM4963464v1, whole genome shotgun sequence genome has a segment encoding these proteins:
- the ANKRA2 gene encoding ankyrin repeat family A protein 2 isoform X2 has product MASSTNLDVGAQIIVEECTSSYSLSHMPDIKVEHQLDSTTEEGPAQSVAMGMKFILPNRFDMNVCSRFVKSLNEEDSKNIQDQVNSDLEVASVLFKAECNIHTSPSPGIQVRHVYTPSTTKHFSPIKQSTTLTNKHRGNEISTTPLLVNSLSVHQLAAQGEMLYLATRIEQENVINHKDEEGFTPLMWAAAHGQIAVVEFLLQNNGGTPLLYAVHGNHVKCVKILLENGADPTIETDSGYNSMDLAVALGHRSVQQVIESHLLQLLQNIKE; this is encoded by the exons ATGGCATCTTCAACAAATCTAGATGTTGGGGCACAGATAATCGTGGAAGAGTGCACCAGCAGTTACAGTCTGTCTCACATGCCAGACATTAAAGTAGAGCACCAGCTTGATTCCACCACAGAAGAAGGCCCTGCTCAAAGTGTTGCCATGGGAATGAAATTTATTTTGCCTAATAGATTTGATATGAATGTCTGTTCTCGATTTGTGAAGTCGTTGAATGAAGAAGATAGTAAAAATATTCAAGACCAGGTTAACTCTGACCTTGAGGTGGCGTCTGTCTTATTTAAAG CTGAATGCAACATCCATACTTCCCCTTCTCCTGGAATTCAAGTAAGACATGTCTACACTCCATCAACAACTAAACATTTCTCACCAATAAAACAGTCAACTACTTTAACTAACAAACATAGGGGAAATGAGATCTCTACAACACCTCTCCTTGTAAATT CTCTGTCAGTTCACCAGCTGGCTGCTCAAGGAGAAATGCTTTATTTGGCTACACGTATTGAACAAG aaaatgtaaTCAACCATAAAGATGAAGAAGGTTTTACCCCTCTGATGTGGGCCGCAGCTCATGGGCAGATAGCAGTGGTGGAATTTTTGCTTCAGAAT AATGGAGGGACACCTCTGCTATATGCAGTACATGGAAACCATGTGAAATGTGTAAAAATTCTCTTAG AAAATGGGGCTGATCCAACTATTGAGACAGATTCTGGCTACAATTCCATGGATTTGGCTGTGGCTTTAGGCCATCGGAGTG TTCAACAGGTTATTGAGTCTCATTTATTGCAGCTCCTTCAAAATATCAAGGAATAA
- the ANKRA2 gene encoding ankyrin repeat family A protein 2 isoform X1, which produces MASSTNLDVGAQIIVEECTSSYSLSHMPDIKVEHQLDSTTEEGPAQSVAMGMKFILPNRFDMNVCSRFVKSLNEEDSKNIQDQVNSDLEVASVLFKAECNIHTSPSPGIQVRHVYTPSTTKHFSPIKQSTTLTNKHRGNEISTTPLLVNSLSVHQLAAQGEMLYLATRIEQENVINHKDEEGFTPLMWAAAHGQIAVVEFLLQNGADPQILGKGRESALSLACSKGYTDIVKMLLDCGVDVNEYDWNGGTPLLYAVHGNHVKCVKILLENGADPTIETDSGYNSMDLAVALGHRSVQQVIESHLLQLLQNIKE; this is translated from the exons ATGGCATCTTCAACAAATCTAGATGTTGGGGCACAGATAATCGTGGAAGAGTGCACCAGCAGTTACAGTCTGTCTCACATGCCAGACATTAAAGTAGAGCACCAGCTTGATTCCACCACAGAAGAAGGCCCTGCTCAAAGTGTTGCCATGGGAATGAAATTTATTTTGCCTAATAGATTTGATATGAATGTCTGTTCTCGATTTGTGAAGTCGTTGAATGAAGAAGATAGTAAAAATATTCAAGACCAGGTTAACTCTGACCTTGAGGTGGCGTCTGTCTTATTTAAAG CTGAATGCAACATCCATACTTCCCCTTCTCCTGGAATTCAAGTAAGACATGTCTACACTCCATCAACAACTAAACATTTCTCACCAATAAAACAGTCAACTACTTTAACTAACAAACATAGGGGAAATGAGATCTCTACAACACCTCTCCTTGTAAATT CTCTGTCAGTTCACCAGCTGGCTGCTCAAGGAGAAATGCTTTATTTGGCTACACGTATTGAACAAG aaaatgtaaTCAACCATAAAGATGAAGAAGGTTTTACCCCTCTGATGTGGGCCGCAGCTCATGGGCAGATAGCAGTGGTGGAATTTTTGCTTCAGAAT ggtGCAGACCCTCAAATTTTGGGGAAAGGGCGAGAAAGCGCTTTGTCATTGGCCTGTAGTAAGGGATACACAGATATTGTCAAAATGCTGCTTGACTGCGGAGTTGATGTGAATGAGTATGACTGG AATGGAGGGACACCTCTGCTATATGCAGTACATGGAAACCATGTGAAATGTGTAAAAATTCTCTTAG AAAATGGGGCTGATCCAACTATTGAGACAGATTCTGGCTACAATTCCATGGATTTGGCTGTGGCTTTAGGCCATCGGAGTG TTCAACAGGTTATTGAGTCTCATTTATTGCAGCTCCTTCAAAATATCAAGGAATAA